GCGTCGAGCTGCTCTTGCAGCCAGGAGTGGTCGCGCGTGAGCTGCTCCAGCGCGCCGGCGCGCAGCCGGTAGCCGCGCGAGTCGCCGGCGTGGCCCAGGATCAGCCAGTCGCCGTGGAGCACGCCGGCGATCAGGGTGGTGCCCATGCCCCGGTACTGCGGCTCGGCGTGCGCGGCCTCCAGGATGGCGCGGTTGGCCTGCTGGGCGCTCTGGCGCAGCATGGCGCCGACGGCTTCGGGCGTGGCCTGGCGGCCTTTGTGGCTGGTCAGCCAGGGCAGCAGTTGCGTGCCGATGTGCTCGATGGCCAGGGTGCTGGCGACTTCGCCGGCGTTGTAGCCGCCCATGCCGTCGGCCAGCAGCATCAGCCCGGCGTGGGCATGGACGGCGATGGCGTCCTCGTTGTGCGCGCGTACGCGGCCAATGTCGGTCAGGGCATGGAATTCAAAGGGCGGCGTGGCCATGGGCGGGGCGGGGGAGGGGCTGCGGGGTGGTGGCGCATCATAGGAGACAGGGACGCGGCGGGCCTGTCGGCCAAGGGATGTGTTTGCGATTGTTCATCCTGCCTGGCCGCTGTCGCCCTTCAGGGCGACGGTCGCGCCTGGGGTTTGCGTCTGATCTGGAAAGAGCCCCCGTCTGTGCCGGTAGCAATCAAAAAAGCCAGCCGGGTCGCCCCGCTGGCTTTTTGTCTGGTGGCTGCCTGCCTGCGCCGTGTGGGCTGGGCAGGCTGGCGTGCCTGGGTGCCGGGCTTACAGCAGGCCCTTGAGCA
This portion of the Melaminivora jejuensis genome encodes:
- a CDS encoding Stp1/IreP family PP2C-type Ser/Thr phosphatase yields the protein MATPPFEFHALTDIGRVRAHNEDAIAVHAHAGLMLLADGMGGYNAGEVASTLAIEHIGTQLLPWLTSHKGRQATPEAVGAMLRQSAQQANRAILEAAHAEPQYRGMGTTLIAGVLHGDWLILGHAGDSRGYRLRAGALEQLTRDHSWLQEQLDAGWLTPAQAASSHQRNLITRALGAQGHAELDITALPTQPGDLYLLCSDGLIDQMTHAELQELARQNAPLAEKARRMVALANDLGGRDNISLVLAQVAQAAAPAG